Below is a window of Elusimicrobiota bacterium DNA.
CAGTTAAACTTAAAAGTATTTCCCACCCCGCACTATTATAGCCTATTAATTAATGAAACCCTTACTCTTCAGTCCCTTGTTCCATTTTCTTCTGCATATCTTCAAACTTTTTCTTACGGTCTTCTATTTTCTGCGATTTTTCTTTTACTTTATTCTCGATATACGCCTGTTTTGCAGCAATAATTTCTTCTAACCGTTCACGGTTTGCCTGTACGCGTTTCTCAAACTCAGCGACTTTATCCGCATAATAATTCTTTGATTCTTCACTAAGCCCCGTAGGCTCTGCCGGCTTCTTCTGCCCGGCTTCAATTGAAGTTTCCTGTTCAGTCCCAACCGCGATCTCCGCGTCATCATCTTCATCCTCAGACTCCGACGCCTTAACCGCTACGGTCCCGCCGTATACCGCCACTGTGGTCTTATTGGAGGTAGAAACTTCCGTTGCGAATTCCGTCCCGCGGACACCTATAACTGCGGTTGGCGTTTT
It encodes the following:
- a CDS encoding FecR family protein gives rise to the protein MKKIVAVFTSVAFILALSGMLTLSYAADKMLEGAVTKVTGKVSVRHSKVKTWEPVEVNMPVKAGDTIVTTPESEVEIIMDDGTVLRLEQRTAIVIEESSINKTTGKKSVDINLKSGKLLNNIEKLIKRESKYRVKTPTAVIGVRGTEFATEVSTSNKTTVAVYGGTVAVKASESEDEDDDAEIAVGTEQETSIEAGQKKPAEPTGLSEESKNYYADKVAEFEKRVQANRERLEEIIAAKQAYIENKVKEKSQKIEDRKKKFEDMQKKMEQGTEE